A stretch of the Aphis gossypii isolate Hap1 chromosome 2, ASM2018417v2, whole genome shotgun sequence genome encodes the following:
- the LOC126550009 gene encoding uncharacterized protein LOC126550009, translating into MNNKDRTFSKRSEDTNRLMLPSVREILENKDRLDEEDRVFIEENFNDEDFIDISVSQQVSAVTKLKTYYGNSSWNASMKEEIVNYISVLGEFFKMHTLRIHLPSFKLLLIYHMICAYKDRLNEFDYYQRVQIIESIDPIDKYVAKLLRRG; encoded by the exons ATGAATAACAAGGATCGGACGTTTTCGAAAAGATCCGAAGACACCAATCGTTTAATGCTCCCAAGCGTTCGTGAGATATTAGAGAATAAAGATAGGCTCGACGAGGAAGATCGAGTA ttcATTGAAGAGAATTTTAATGATGAAGATTTCATTGACATCAGTGTAAGTCAACAGGTATCTGCagttactaaattaaaaacttactaTGGAAACTCTTCATGGAATGCATCAATGAAGGAGGAaatcgtaaattatatttcagttCTTGgagaatttttcaaaatgcatACTTTACGCATCCATTTACCATCATTTAAGTTGCTCTTGATTTATCATATGATATGTGCATATAAAGATAGGCTCAatgaatttgattattatcaaCGAGTACAAATCATTGAGTCGATTGATCCAATCGATAAATATGTAGCTAAATTACTACGCCGTGGCTAA